Part of the Benincasa hispida cultivar B227 chromosome 12, ASM972705v1, whole genome shotgun sequence genome is shown below.
GTGCAAAATATTGCCAAAGATGTCAAAGAATGTAAAGTTTGCTTGTGAATGAGTGATTTGTAAGGACATGAAACCTTGCCCATCATAATAAAACTTCAACTCTTTTGGATCCATCCAATTTATATCTCCCCTCCATGCCTTTGACCCTCCTCCACTTGTGAAATATTGAAGTGGGCTGCACCAAACAAATTCGGAGGAATTTGAATCACAGACTTCTTGATTCTTAATATACACGAATGAGTAAAATAAGGACATATACCTGTTAATGAGTAAAATAAGGACATATACCTGTTAATGCTGCTTATATGTTGCAAGCAATGGTCATGTCCATTCAAATAGAAATCCACTTTATTTTcctataatattttgaaatattatttcaatttcataaaatattgatgattgaaataaattatctaaaaatatatCTCGCATTTCACTTTCATCGCatacaaaaataatgaattaatatattttaattaatgaatGGAATTTGGGAAAAGACCTCTAGAATGGGGAGAAGGTGGTGAAGTAGTTCTTGAGTATCACCATGAGTTCCAGCACTTTTCAGAGTGTGATGTCCCACAACTATCTTCCATTTTGCATTTGAATCCTTTATTGATGAATCCAATTCctatatttttccaaataaataaaacttaattttcaattttagattaaattCTATGAATCAATTGAATTTTTTCTGCTGGAGCTATcctattaattatttgagtggACATCTGTGTGATTTTTTCTAAGTATTTAGTTAACCAATCagctttttagttttcaaatttttcaaaattgaattcatTCTTATCTTCAATAATTGTACAAATTTGAAGTCGAGCCATCCATTTTGATTTATGACATCGAATTTATGGATCATGTTTTTAGTTGttagattttcaattttatgtttcttCTTGTATCATTTGACATTTCTTAAAGGTTACACTTCAACttttacataaattttaaattcaaaatttattttttaaaattatttttatatttaattttaaaatttgatcgataaaaaatagaaaacagaaCTTAAAAATTTATGGATAGAAATagtgttaataaatttaattttaaaaataatgtttgataattatttttagttaaattataaacGCTATTTCCATccattgttttctttatttctttatttttatttttttttttatttttcatgagtGTTTTACACAatgaacaaaaactaaaaaaagtaattattgtttttaaaatttggctaagaaattaagtgtttaattagagaagatgaatatcaaaataaaaaagtggtagtaaaacaattataattaaaaaaaaaaaactaaatagttatcattggatatAAACGACAATTATTCTTCACATTTGTGAAtttagtaaatattttaatttcttatttttaaaaaattgaacttgatcatcaaatttaaaagaaacaaaagctAATGAATGACCTTGACTTTACAATCAAATTAAAGAAATGATTATCAAAGGACTACCACACAATTTATTgaaacattaataaaatgattagttaagaaaaaaaaattgcactTACCTTGAGAAGGGTAGAAAGGTAATTTCGTCTGGGTAAAATACCCTTCCAATCATAAACTTCATCTTCAGGATCAATAAAATACTTGTCCACAAAGGGGGTTGTGTCCACAAAGAAGAACTCCACAATTTCTaccaataaaaaatatattacttATTAATTCTAGCAATATTTATTatccttaaaattttagttttttagttcaacaatttGCACAGTAAAAGATCCAAACTTTATATGAATAGTTAAAATTCTATTCTATTCTATTTTAACtgttatatttaaattcgaGTCAAACTTATATTggtcttaaaatattttatcaatcGAAAcgaaaacaaattaaaaataataattcacggattaaaaaagattatttatGAATTATGATCTTGAAAAACACAACccaattaaaagaatatttaataaattaatgcTTATAGTTTACCTGTATCAACAATGAATGATCTTAAGCAAATCCATctattatccaattttctcaaaattgggCTCAGTTGGGCCTCAACATCTCCTCTATAATCATGATTACCCAAAACtggaaggaaaaagagaaaaaaaaattctttctaTTGTCATTAATATTACTAATAGTttgattataaaatattttggaTCAAAGGGTTCCATATTTACCACTGTACCACTCCTTTTGCAAGCTTGGTGCATTGTATATTTTGGAAAATGACTCCTCAAATGCTGAATCCCCGGTACCCTTTAGTCCCCTATCGTAAAAATTATCACCCGTTGAAATTACGAAATCAACGTCCAGTTTTTCTCCAATGATTCCcatctataaaataaataaataaataaaatagaagtGGTAGTttacatatatgatatttgctatttctttttcctgaaaattaaaaattttaaaataatgttagaAATTGGTTtgaatttagtttatattttgaaaatttggaaatatttACTTTAGGGAAAAGCAAAACAAGTTGTTAAAGCAAAAGATAAGATTACTATCTTTGCTTGAAGGTAGAGAAATTGGAACACTCGTGCAACACACAATGTTCGTCCTTAGCTTAACATTACCCAACATATTAcataatagtaataattataataaacgaaaaaatggaggaaagttatttaattctactttagtttcttttttcaaGAATAAAAAAGACATATAAATTTTGATTGATGGAAAATTACTGCGAAATGGCCCACCTCTCCAAATTATATTCCAAGaatatctttttcttattcGGAATAATTCCCCGAATCTTTAAATTATACCTTTAGTTTATTCCATTTCTTATAGAAacattaaatttcaattatttttgcCAAATTATCTGTGTTTTATATTGTTTTAGTTTTGtacttcaatttctaaaattagctaccaactttaattaaatctaaaaacaagttattgaagttaatttgaaaaacgAGGGAAAAAAAGTAGATTAATATTGGACTAAATTTTTTATGGAtgagattatttttaaaatttattgaaaatattaaaactaaatttaacaaatttttaattgaatgTGAGAAATTAGAAACTTGTGCTCTATGATTCTAAAAGAAAATGACAATACATTGATAAAAATGTTGGAACTCCTACATCTTGTTCTTCATCATAAATTTAGAAATGAATTGTAAAAATACAGCATACTATTTGTGCACGCAATACtccaatttctattttttttttattatagaatTCATAAGTTCGAATTCTCAAAAttataacataatattaaaagaataatatataaaattgataatacaaaataaaatatgttttcaCATATAAACTTTGTTTCgtaacattttaattttgactaaattataattaatagaGATGGGAGCACAGGAGAGACAGGACCTGAACGGCGACTTGAGATTGGTTGTAATCTCCGTTACGTCCCCAATCTCCGACGACCAGAAGGCTGAGAGAGCCGTCGTCTTTGGAGGGATNATGGCGAAAATCTGCCGGACCGGAGGGACGAAAAGAAACCGAGGATATGTTGAAACTGAGAAAGACGAAGAAAGAAAGAGGGGTGTTTTTGCATTTATATATGTGTGCCAACCCAAGCCGTTTTCTAGACGGAATCAATTAAAGAAACTTAAAATACTTATTCATTAGGAGTTTAATCAAAATATATCTTAAGTTTTAAGTCCATgagagtttatttttattaaaactagctaaataataataatgtttttacctatgcatatattttaaaattttatagggAAAATACATCTAAGTGATGgatcaatttttataaatttaaaatttattgaaaacgTTGGACTAAGAGACCAAAATGGTACTTAAATTTACTACATTGTTTTGATATCTAAattctttttatctttaaatttatttatttattttattttggattcGATAACCTTTAAAATGCCTATCGTGTGTGGAGTAGAGCTTCATGTTAAGGATCtcatattaaaaatatgtagAGACCTCACAatcttttaaaacaattatatgaattagtcCCAGTATCAATtggttttaaaatgaaattatatgtTTATCATAGTCGGTGAAACTTAAACAGgtatttggtaaaaaaaaataaaaaactcaagAAATATGAGAAAATTTCACCATCTTTTATAGATACATGAGCTAgtttgttaacttttttttaatgtaatatttCATGTTTATCTAATTCTTCAAATCTCTaactttcaaaaaaatatattttattcgtTATAATTTAGTCAtcataattgaaattttaaaagacaTTTGGGTTATTGTGATTAATAAGTTACTATAATTGTTTGATTATTTGAATATGTATATTAATGTATGGGCAATAGTGGAATGAAGGTCAAGAGACATATTAGGTGgccaataaatattttttgaggAAAAGATTAGTATTCATTTTGATAGAGAAATACACTAGCATCATAATAAATGCGTGTTCCATGATATTAAGCAACAAAGAATAGACCACGCTTCGCCAAAACGTCTGGCCTTGGttctttaagaaaataaatcatttaatctattctttcattttggcgagatatttgaaaattgtctctttttctttttattttcgtGTTTAGAATTAAGATGTTCATTATATCGTCTGTTATGTCGTTGATTTTCCGAATAcctttagtttatttgattcttCCATTTCAAAAGATTTTAGGAGGTGTTAGAACTTTTCTTTCCTTAGATTATGGATGTTATTAATGTTGACATTTCTCCTCTGTTGTCCCTTTCATTTCTATACTTATtgaagtttctttttctttaaaaaaaaaatttaccaaTCTGTAACTAAAATTGGTATAATCGTATTGGACTTAATCATTATGGATCTCAATCACAAATGTAATAGGATTGtttttttatcatgtttatTTGGACATTTTGGAAATGTAATTTGATTACAATTGAGATCTTTACTTTACATTGTCTAGTATCATTGTCTTTTCATCGTTACCATTACCGTTTATGATCAATTACTAACAGTAATAATAACCGTGACAGATTCATAATTCTCATACTGTAACAGtaacaatatatataattaatggtAATAATATCTCCTAGTGGGTCTCACGTAATTTCTAATTGCGATCGGATTAATCACCATCAACTTCGCAATGGGATTGTGTTTGTTGTAGGCCCCACATCTCACTACGATTATATGACACGTGTAAACAACAACAAACGTAATCAAATGGGACTCACTTTTTATATTAATGGATAAgtttttcaagaaaatgaacatggcctaaaattgaaattttagaaatttaagaaataaaataggaacaaatttaaaaatttaaagatcatATATATAGATTCTTTTTTCGGATAGGACATTGTTTTTTGAATTCAACAATTATCAGGATGGAGGACTAATAAACCATTGACACCTTTATAATGGTAAAGTAGTGTCTTAACtactaaattatatttgaattggAGTAAAATACAAATAATGGGAATAATGGTTCAAACTTTGcaaatttttaattgaataattaactaatattGAATTATAGTATATAAAATTAacttattatatcatataaaaaattttgaaataatgttaTTTCTTGTATCATACTACGTCAAGTTTTCACTATCACACAGTGAAATATTATCAATAATATTGATTAACAAACTGCTAAGATATAAGACATGTAATGACATAAACGAAAATACATATATGGGGTAACATGCTAAAAATGATATAATATAGGGACTAGAATTGTAATTATGGAACATATAATTGATGGGGGATGGGTTGTTTTTGTCAAAGAGGAGCAAAtcatcaaaataaataatatatttatttgaaagGAAGTAATGAGTGTTCATAGGATGACATGACAACAAAATATAttctttaaatattatattttgtagaAAATAATTGTCATGTGAGGTAGGGTTCATTTGGATCATATTTTATCTGAAGTGAACTCTAAAACAGGTGTTTACTATTGTCGGATGCCTCTCACTTGGTCCCAcatattttatattgttttCCTAACATCTTTTTTATTGGATGGATCCAATGAAAAAcatatcaaatttgattttagttctTTTATTGTCTTTCGTTtttaattttctgtttttttgattgtttgtttagtttttattttttaagtatactttctatattttttaaatgtaaaatagtaaaaactgtagcaaatGAGTGTTTTAAAATAGCATTGACTGTAGCTAATTGGAgattacaaaatagtatttactataacaagaggtgattattatagttttaagATAATTCTTGCCCCAAGTTCCCTTAAGAGTTTgaaaactacattttttttttagattttaaaattgggttggttttttttttttttttttttttttttttttattaatattagaaGTGAATTATAAAAACATAGATGTATATGAGTAGAAGTAGTGTttctagatttaatttttaaaaaccaaaaatcaaatgtttaTCAAATGGAACTTAAGGtcctgtttggtaaccattttgttttttgtttttgtttttttttaaattaagcctaCGGACACTAcctctacctccaaatttcttcttttgttatctatttttcaccaatggtttaaaaagccaagccaaattttgagaactaaaaaaagtaactttcaaaaagttgtttttgtttttagaatttgactaagaattcaatcattgtaattaagaaagatgcaaatcatggtcagaaatgtgaatgaaataggtttaattttcaaaaacaaaacctAAAAACCAAATTGTTACCAAACAAAGTCTAAgcatttcatttttagtttttgaaaatttagtttttcttcttcttctcaattTTCTTAATGGTCATGGTTTTCACatagaaacaaattttttttttatcaaatttaaaaaacaataataggtttttataaattattatttaaggcCTCATCTTATATCCATTATTTAGGTCCCATTTGgtatcatttcattttttgtttttgattttttaaaattaagcttattctCTCCATAGTCCTTACAAtgatttgattgttttttagtacaatggttgaattcttagccaaatttcaaaaataaaaacaagtttttaaattttacttttatagttttcaaattttgatttggtttttaagCCATTGgtcaaaagaaaataacaaatgaagaaatttggaggtgaaaataTTGTCTAtaagattaatttaaaaaaatggttaccaaatgagactctagttttttgtttttgcttaTTTAAAAATTGTGCTTGTTTTCTCACTTAT
Proteins encoded:
- the LOC120092821 gene encoding purple acid phosphatase 3-like isoform X1 → MGIIGEKLDVDFVISTGDNFYDRGLKGTGDSAFEESFSKIYNAPSLQKEWYSEIVEFFFVDTTPFVDKYFIDPEDEVYDWKGILPRRNYLSTLLKELDSSIKDSNAKWKIVVGHHTLKSAGTHGDTQELLHHLLPILEENKVDFYLNGHDHCLQHISSINSPLQYFTSGGGSKAWRGDINWMDPKELKFYYDGQGFMSLQITHSQANFTFFDIFGNILHQWASTKPLLHSAI
- the LOC120092821 gene encoding purple acid phosphatase 3-like isoform X3 is translated as MGIIGEKLDVDFVISTGDNFYDRGLKGTGDSAFEESFSKIYNAPSLQKEWYSVLGNHDYRGDVEAQLSPILRKLDNRWICLRSFIVDTEIVEFFFVDTTPFVDKYFIDPEDEVYDWKGILPRRNYLSTLLKELDSSIKDSNAKWKIVVGHHTLKSAGTHGDTQELLHHLLPILEENKVDFYLNGHDHCLQHISSINSPLQYFTSGGGSKAWRGDINWMDPKELKFYYDGQGFMSLQITHSQANFTFFDIFGNILHQWASTKPLLHSAI
- the LOC120092821 gene encoding purple acid phosphatase 3-like isoform X2 codes for the protein MGIIGEKLDVDFVISTGDNFYDRGLKGTGDSAFEESFSKIYNAPSLQKEWYSVLGNHDYRGDVEAQLSPILRKLDNRWICLRSFIVDTEIVEFFFVDTTPFVDKYFIDPEDEVYDWKGILPRRNYLSTLLKELDSSIKDSNAKWKIVVGHHTLKSAGTHGDTQELLHHLLPILEENKVDFYLNGHDHCLQHISSINRYMSLFYSLTAHFNISQVEEGQRHGGEI